A window from Listeria seeligeri serovar 1/2b str. SLCC3954 encodes these proteins:
- the dat gene encoding D-amino-acid transaminase, with translation MKVLVNNHLVEREDATVDVEDRGYQFGDGVYEVVRLYNGQFFTYEEHIERLYASAAKIDLVIPYSKEELRELIDKLVAENNIHTGNVYLQVTRGVQNPRNHVIPDDFPLEGVLTAAAREVPRNEKQFIEGGTAITEEDVRWLRCDIKSLSLLGNIMAKNKAHQQNALEAILHRGEQVTECSASNVSIIKDGVLWTHAADNLILNGITRQVILDVARKNGIPVREADFTLTDLREADEVFISSTTIEITPITHIDGVQVGDGKRGPITAKLHSYFVEEIVRSCGELALAK, from the coding sequence ATGAAAGTATTAGTAAATAACCATTTAGTGGAAAGAGAAGATGCTACAGTAGACGTGGAAGACCGCGGCTATCAATTTGGAGACGGTGTATATGAAGTTGTTCGTTTGTATAATGGCCAATTTTTTACATATGAAGAACATATCGAACGCTTGTATGCTAGCGCAGCAAAAATCGATTTAGTCATTCCTTATTCCAAAGAAGAACTACGTGAATTAATTGATAAGTTAGTTGCAGAAAATAACATTCATACTGGAAATGTCTATTTACAAGTGACCCGAGGCGTTCAAAATCCTCGAAACCATGTTATTCCAGATGATTTTCCATTAGAAGGAGTTCTCACAGCAGCAGCACGTGAGGTTCCTCGGAATGAAAAACAATTTATCGAAGGCGGAACTGCAATTACAGAAGAAGATGTACGCTGGTTACGCTGCGATATTAAAAGTTTAAGTTTACTAGGTAATATTATGGCCAAAAATAAAGCGCATCAACAAAATGCACTAGAAGCTATTTTGCACCGCGGGGAGCAAGTTACCGAATGTTCTGCGTCGAATGTTTCAATCATTAAAGATGGCGTACTTTGGACACATGCGGCTGATAATTTAATTTTAAATGGTATCACCCGTCAAGTAATTCTAGATGTGGCTAGAAAAAACGGAATACCTGTACGTGAAGCAGATTTTACACTGACAGATCTTCGTGAAGCAGATGAAGTATTTATTTCCAGCACAACAATTGAAATCACCCCAATTACACACATTGATGGCGTGCAAGTAGGTGATGGGAAACGCGGTCCAATTACTGCCAAACTTCATAGCTATTTTGTAGAAGAAATAGTTCGTTCTTGCGGGGAATTAGCATTAGCTAAATAA
- the pepV gene encoding dipeptidase PepV, whose amino-acid sequence MTEINWQKEVESRKDDFLEDLKGLLRIPSVRDDSKKTEDAPFGPDVKRALDYMIELGKKDGFTAKEVGNVAGHLEYGQGEELVGVLGHVDVVPVGDGWTDGPFEPTLRDGKLYARGVADDKGPTIAGYYALKIIKELGLPLSRRIRIIVGSDEESGMSCVERYFETEEQPTLGFVPDAEFPIIHAEKGISELDVSFKDGEASGEAAFRLLSFESGERYNMVPDHASAIIENVKDFDKLTTTFKTFLANHPVEGTLEENGKTVKINMVGKSAHAMEPNNGINAGLHLVAFLGKFKLTGAANDFVTFGRDYLFGDSRAVKLGIGYEDKESGELTMNVGVIRYDVAEGGKFGLNFRYPVTANMDKLKNKMQTVVYEYNAQYTHYSDSKPLFVPKDHPLIQTLQEVYTKQTGEEATLLAIGGGTYARHMETGVAFGALFPGREDTMHQKDEFSYFDDLLKATAIYAEALYKLAK is encoded by the coding sequence ATGACAGAAATTAATTGGCAAAAAGAAGTGGAATCACGTAAAGACGATTTCCTAGAAGATTTAAAAGGGTTACTTCGCATTCCAAGTGTACGCGATGACAGCAAAAAAACCGAAGATGCACCGTTCGGACCGGATGTTAAACGTGCACTCGATTATATGATTGAGCTGGGTAAAAAAGATGGTTTTACTGCAAAAGAGGTCGGCAATGTAGCTGGACATCTTGAATATGGTCAAGGAGAAGAATTAGTTGGCGTATTAGGACATGTTGATGTTGTGCCAGTTGGTGATGGCTGGACTGATGGACCATTTGAGCCGACTTTGCGCGATGGGAAACTATATGCTCGCGGAGTTGCGGATGATAAAGGCCCAACTATTGCAGGTTACTACGCACTAAAAATCATTAAAGAGTTAGGCTTACCACTTTCTCGTCGTATTAGAATCATCGTTGGTTCTGATGAAGAAAGCGGTATGAGCTGTGTAGAACGTTATTTCGAAACAGAAGAACAACCAACTCTAGGTTTTGTTCCAGATGCCGAATTCCCTATTATCCATGCGGAAAAAGGTATTTCTGAATTAGATGTATCTTTTAAAGACGGAGAAGCAAGCGGAGAAGCAGCATTCCGCTTACTAAGCTTTGAGTCTGGTGAACGTTACAACATGGTACCAGATCATGCCAGTGCCATCATCGAAAACGTGAAAGACTTTGATAAATTAACAACCACTTTCAAAACCTTCTTAGCTAACCATCCGGTAGAAGGTACGTTAGAAGAAAATGGTAAAACAGTCAAAATTAACATGGTTGGAAAATCTGCTCATGCAATGGAACCTAATAATGGAATCAATGCGGGTCTTCATTTAGTAGCTTTCCTAGGTAAATTTAAATTAACTGGGGCTGCAAATGATTTCGTTACCTTTGGCCGGGATTATCTGTTTGGAGATTCTCGTGCAGTGAAACTTGGGATTGGTTACGAAGACAAAGAAAGTGGCGAATTAACGATGAACGTTGGTGTCATTCGTTATGATGTAGCAGAAGGTGGGAAATTCGGACTTAATTTCCGTTACCCAGTTACTGCAAACATGGATAAACTTAAAAATAAAATGCAAACTGTTGTCTATGAATACAATGCTCAATATACACATTACAGTGATTCCAAGCCACTTTTTGTACCAAAAGATCACCCACTTATTCAAACATTACAAGAAGTTTATACGAAACAAACAGGGGAAGAAGCAACACTACTCGCTATTGGTGGCGGAACTTATGCGCGTCATATGGAAACTGGTGTTGCGTTCGGCGCACTTTTCCCAGGCCGCGAAGATACGATGCACCAAAAAGACGAATTCAGCTATTTTGATGATTTGTTAAAAGCTACAGCAATTTATGCAGAAGCACTTTACAAATTAGCGAAGTAA
- a CDS encoding NUDIX hydrolase, whose amino-acid sequence MKPIYPAVKAVIVKDGKFLALKKRGVEGDVFELPGGRMNYGETHGEALFREVYEETKLQVQPFILYDTWEFFHEEYQITGVIYLVEMPEVGDIELSEEHEGYRFLPLEKESLQVMDIVFASRMERWDMEAIKGFMKK is encoded by the coding sequence ATGAAACCTATATATCCTGCCGTAAAAGCAGTCATCGTAAAAGACGGAAAATTTCTCGCACTTAAAAAGAGAGGCGTAGAAGGAGATGTTTTTGAACTTCCGGGTGGTCGGATGAATTATGGTGAAACACACGGGGAAGCGTTATTTAGAGAAGTTTATGAAGAAACCAAATTACAAGTCCAACCGTTTATTTTGTATGATACGTGGGAGTTTTTTCATGAGGAATACCAAATCACCGGAGTTATTTATTTAGTCGAAATGCCGGAAGTCGGCGATATTGAGTTATCAGAAGAACACGAGGGATATCGCTTTTTGCCACTTGAAAAAGAAAGTTTACAAGTGATGGATATTGTTTTTGCCTCACGCATGGAACGCTGGGATATGGAAGCAATTAAAGGTTTTATGAAAAAATAA
- a CDS encoding NAD(P)H-hydrate dehydratase translates to MKKITPKAMCAWIPKREDETHKGDYGRVLIVAGNKQFGGAAIMAAEACVKSGAGLTTVASDSVNRPALQTRIPECMFIDYENITSLTEQISQFDTILIGPGLGLDTNAEELFRLVLQNATEKQQIIIDGDGITIYAKGKIPHPPASLTFTPHAGEWERLKALAPGAETATEIAMTLDATLVLKGHRTKVYAGESAWQNIYGTPAMATGGMGDTLAGTICGLMAQTEKPIIGTLAAVFLHSYIGEILAKKRYVVLPTEIAEELPTYLKIFSETDEHA, encoded by the coding sequence GTGAAGAAGATTACACCAAAAGCAATGTGCGCTTGGATTCCTAAACGTGAAGATGAAACGCACAAGGGAGATTATGGTCGCGTGTTAATTGTCGCTGGTAATAAGCAATTTGGCGGTGCTGCAATCATGGCAGCAGAAGCTTGTGTCAAAAGTGGAGCTGGCTTAACAACGGTTGCCTCAGATAGCGTTAACCGACCTGCACTTCAAACTCGCATTCCAGAATGTATGTTTATTGATTATGAAAACATTACCAGCTTAACAGAACAAATCAGTCAGTTTGATACGATTTTAATCGGTCCTGGACTTGGTTTAGATACGAATGCGGAAGAACTTTTCCGATTGGTATTACAAAACGCTACCGAAAAGCAGCAAATAATTATTGATGGAGATGGCATTACTATTTATGCCAAAGGAAAAATCCCCCATCCTCCAGCAAGTTTAACTTTCACCCCTCACGCCGGGGAATGGGAGCGGCTCAAAGCACTAGCTCCTGGAGCAGAAACGGCAACAGAAATCGCCATGACTTTGGATGCTACGCTTGTACTAAAAGGTCATCGTACAAAAGTATATGCTGGCGAATCGGCTTGGCAAAACATTTATGGTACCCCCGCAATGGCAACTGGCGGAATGGGCGATACACTCGCAGGAACAATTTGTGGGTTAATGGCACAAACAGAGAAACCAATTATTGGAACGCTTGCCGCTGTTTTCCTTCATAGCTACATCGGAGAAATCCTTGCAAAGAAAAGATATGTCGTTCTTCCAACTGAAATCGCCGAAGAATTACCAACTTATTTGAAAATTTTCAGTGAAACAGATGAACATGCCTAA
- a CDS encoding phosphatase PAP2 family protein, giving the protein MKKTPFIISGVGLLGFIFFMAGVMTEAKWVQTFDNYWNSVIRVGITDTKTTIISYLTDIGGVATICILTVVVIIALLFMRKVDIAIWFGGTVLIGGALIPSIIKNIVQRPRPTFKLIEQGGFSFPSGHATGSTVFYGMLAFFLILYVSKRWLRIMIPILALSVVLFVMYSRVYLGVHFPSDVVAGFLIGNAVVFCSVGCYFIWGEKLALWATRFKKTV; this is encoded by the coding sequence ATGAAAAAAACACCATTTATTATTAGCGGCGTTGGTCTTCTTGGCTTTATCTTTTTTATGGCTGGAGTTATGACTGAGGCAAAATGGGTGCAAACCTTCGATAATTATTGGAATAGCGTGATTCGAGTAGGGATCACGGATACAAAAACAACGATTATTTCTTACTTAACAGATATTGGCGGCGTAGCAACAATTTGTATTTTAACCGTGGTAGTTATTATTGCCTTACTATTTATGAGGAAAGTTGATATTGCAATTTGGTTTGGTGGAACAGTATTGATTGGTGGCGCGTTGATTCCATCTATTATTAAAAATATTGTTCAACGTCCAAGACCAACTTTTAAGCTAATCGAACAAGGGGGATTTAGTTTCCCAAGCGGACATGCAACAGGTTCCACTGTTTTTTACGGAATGCTTGCTTTTTTCCTTATTCTTTATGTGAGTAAAAGATGGTTGCGGATTATGATTCCGATTTTAGCACTTTCGGTTGTACTTTTTGTGATGTATTCTCGCGTTTATTTAGGTGTACATTTCCCAAGCGATGTGGTAGCTGGTTTCTTAATCGGCAATGCAGTTGTATTTTGCTCGGTAGGATGTTACTTCATTTGGGGCGAAAAACTAGCATTATGGGCAACTAGATTTAAAAAAACAGTATAA
- a CDS encoding putative polysaccharide biosynthesis protein: MGSKLLRGTFILTLGTLISKVLGILYVIPFYAIIGGDEPALLYNFGYVPYQLFLSVATAGIPLAVAKYIAKYNAMEEYAVGRRLFRTGVYLMIFSGIVCFLAMYGLAPTLAKMQQLEGGYSLEDGIKVIRAVSFALLIIPVMSLLRGFFQGYNSMGPSAVSQVLEQVVRIMFLLSGTFIVMYMLDGNVVTAVSVATFSAFVGAFASLILLLWYFYKRKPGLDRMLLEDRGTVNISIPTLYKDIILSAIPFIIVGSATSLYQLIDQFTLGRVLGYIGITPEMVNSYVAIINFDVQKLIMIPGTLAIAFSMALVPLVTGAYVRREYAQVKRQLNDVFQILLFLTIPACFGIAMLARPLFTVFFSPSNDGTELLQLFAPIAVLFSLFSVSAAVLQGIDEQRFTVLGLLLGLLTKSVLQMPLIMLFEAKGSILATGAGYAVSCIFMLIIIKKYVRFSFKVILRRTVLFFGMTAVMGVVVIGLYMGLANFISPNHKMSAFLLTAICGGIGAVFYGYMAFKLHLSDKLFGPRGMRLRQKLRIR, from the coding sequence ATGGGTTCAAAACTGCTCAGAGGAACTTTTATTCTGACGCTTGGGACATTAATCTCTAAAGTGCTCGGAATATTGTACGTGATTCCGTTTTATGCGATTATTGGAGGAGATGAACCAGCGCTTCTGTATAATTTCGGTTATGTTCCGTATCAATTATTCTTAAGTGTTGCAACTGCGGGGATACCGCTTGCTGTTGCGAAATATATAGCAAAATACAATGCCATGGAAGAATATGCGGTAGGTCGACGTTTGTTTAGAACTGGTGTTTACTTAATGATTTTCTCTGGGATTGTTTGTTTCTTAGCGATGTATGGTCTTGCGCCAACACTTGCTAAAATGCAACAACTGGAAGGCGGATATAGTTTAGAAGATGGGATTAAGGTCATTCGAGCGGTAAGTTTTGCCTTACTTATTATTCCGGTAATGAGCTTGCTTCGAGGCTTTTTCCAAGGGTACAATTCAATGGGACCGTCTGCTGTGTCTCAGGTTTTAGAGCAAGTTGTACGGATTATGTTCTTGCTTTCAGGAACATTTATTGTTATGTATATGCTTGACGGCAATGTAGTTACTGCAGTCAGTGTTGCAACGTTTTCTGCGTTTGTGGGCGCGTTTGCAAGTTTAATTCTATTGCTATGGTATTTTTACAAACGAAAACCGGGGCTTGACCGAATGCTTTTAGAGGATCGCGGAACAGTAAATATTTCTATTCCAACGCTTTATAAAGATATTATTTTATCTGCTATTCCTTTTATTATTGTTGGTTCGGCTACGTCACTTTATCAATTAATTGACCAATTTACATTAGGACGAGTACTGGGATATATTGGTATAACGCCGGAAATGGTCAATTCTTATGTGGCAATAATTAACTTTGATGTGCAAAAATTGATTATGATTCCAGGTACGCTCGCAATTGCTTTTTCGATGGCGTTAGTTCCACTAGTGACCGGTGCTTACGTAAGACGAGAATATGCGCAAGTAAAACGCCAACTAAATGATGTCTTTCAAATTTTATTATTCCTTACAATACCAGCTTGTTTTGGGATTGCCATGCTTGCAAGACCGCTGTTCACGGTGTTTTTCTCACCTAGTAATGATGGAACAGAGCTACTGCAATTATTTGCGCCAATTGCGGTTTTATTTTCGCTATTTAGCGTATCGGCGGCTGTGCTACAAGGGATTGATGAACAACGCTTCACCGTGCTTGGTTTATTACTTGGCTTGCTTACAAAATCGGTTTTACAAATGCCACTAATTATGTTGTTTGAAGCAAAAGGCTCGATTCTTGCAACAGGAGCTGGTTATGCGGTATCTTGTATTTTCATGTTAATTATTATTAAAAAATATGTTCGTTTTTCGTTCAAAGTCATTTTACGGCGAACGGTATTGTTTTTTGGGATGACTGCGGTAATGGGCGTGGTAGTTATCGGACTTTATATGGGACTAGCTAACTTTATTAGTCCGAATCACAAAATGTCTGCGTTCCTGCTGACAGCGATTTGTGGCGGAATTGGGGCGGTTTTTTATGGCTATATGGCATTCAAATTACATCTGTCTGATAAATTATTTGGACCACGTGGAATGAGATTGCGGCAAAAACTAAGAATTCGCTAG
- a CDS encoding putative polysaccharide biosynthesis protein, with protein sequence MSSKLMRGTAVLTAGTLLSKILGILYVIPFYWIAGGEEATILYQYGYVPYQIFLNIATAGVPLAVAKYISKYNSLNEYALSQRLYKSSTYLMIFTGIASFLIMYIFAPVLARMQEVSGGTSIEDITSVIQAVSFALLIIPVMSLLRGYFQGFHSMGPSAVSQVIEQVARIVFLLASTYIVLHVIGGTLVTAMSLATFAAFIGAFFSLICLIWYYRKRRPGIQKMIATSDNRLQVSTFHLLKEISISAVPFIIVGMAMSLYQQIDLFTFARVLTYDGMSGKAAEDLLSIFNFSVQKIIMIPGTLALAFSMTLVPLVAASFQKGKMREVHHYLTAVFQVLLFLVVPACLGIALLADPLYTIFYGHNADGAMLLSFFAPFAIFFSLFSVTAAILQGIDEQRYTVLSLLLGLLTKSVLQMPLILLLGAKGGALATGLGYIVSVAFTICIIKKYANYSFKYIVRRLVLILSMSLVMLGSVWIVYHGLALFLNPEARFSALIMVMISAAVGVYVYAFLAAKTGLLDYILGDRMQKIRQKLHLN encoded by the coding sequence TTTTATTGGATTGCGGGCGGGGAAGAAGCAACCATTCTCTATCAATATGGTTATGTCCCTTATCAAATTTTCTTAAATATCGCGACAGCAGGTGTTCCGCTAGCAGTAGCCAAGTACATTTCAAAATATAATTCACTTAATGAATATGCACTAAGTCAAAGATTGTATAAATCAAGTACTTATTTAATGATTTTTACAGGAATTGCTAGTTTTTTAATTATGTATATTTTTGCGCCAGTTTTAGCGAGGATGCAAGAGGTAAGCGGTGGAACAAGTATTGAGGATATCACGAGTGTTATTCAAGCGGTAAGTTTTGCGCTGTTGATTATTCCAGTAATGAGCTTGCTTCGTGGCTATTTTCAAGGTTTCCATTCGATGGGACCTTCTGCTGTTTCCCAGGTGATTGAACAGGTAGCGAGAATTGTATTTTTACTGGCTAGTACATACATTGTGCTTCATGTCATTGGTGGTACACTTGTAACAGCAATGAGTTTAGCGACATTTGCTGCCTTTATCGGTGCATTTTTTAGTTTGATTTGTCTCATTTGGTATTATCGAAAACGTCGACCTGGTATTCAAAAAATGATTGCTACGAGCGATAATCGCTTGCAGGTTTCCACGTTTCATTTACTCAAAGAAATCTCGATCTCAGCGGTTCCATTTATTATTGTCGGAATGGCGATGTCGCTTTATCAGCAAATTGATTTATTTACATTTGCACGGGTGCTGACTTACGATGGCATGTCTGGGAAAGCAGCTGAAGATTTACTATCCATTTTTAACTTTTCTGTTCAAAAAATCATCATGATTCCGGGGACGTTAGCGCTGGCGTTTTCAATGACATTAGTTCCTTTAGTAGCAGCCTCGTTTCAAAAAGGGAAAATGCGAGAAGTTCATCATTATTTAACAGCGGTTTTCCAAGTGTTGCTCTTCCTTGTCGTTCCAGCATGTTTAGGGATTGCGCTACTTGCAGATCCGCTTTACACAATATTTTATGGTCACAATGCGGACGGTGCGATGTTACTTAGTTTCTTTGCACCATTTGCGATTTTCTTCTCCTTATTTAGTGTTACGGCTGCCATTCTGCAGGGGATTGATGAACAGCGCTACACGGTACTTAGTTTGTTACTTGGTTTACTAACAAAATCGGTGTTGCAAATGCCGCTTATTTTATTACTTGGAGCAAAAGGTGGCGCGCTCGCAACGGGTCTAGGATATATTGTTTCGGTCGCATTTACTATTTGTATCATTAAAAAATATGCGAATTATTCTTTTAAATATATCGTGCGTCGTTTGGTGCTTATTCTTTCAATGAGCCTTGTAATGCTTGGATCAGTTTGGATTGTTTATCATGGTTTGGCGTTGTTTTTAAATCCAGAAGCAAGATTTTCTGCGCTAATTATGGTGATGATATCGGCCGCAGTTGGGGTTTATGTTTACGCCTTTTTAGCTGCGAAAACTGGTTTGTTAGACTATATTCTTGGTGATCGGATGCAAAAAATTCGTCAAAAACTTCATTTGAATTAA